The Vigna angularis cultivar LongXiaoDou No.4 chromosome 9, ASM1680809v1, whole genome shotgun sequence DNA window caccttctctctaagataactcACCGTCATCCACTCCGATTCCATTTCAGATACCGTAGAAACATTCCCTGCACCGTGAGCGTCGTTCTGAACCGAACAGAACTGAgatctgaactggtaagttctcgtctcTGAATATTCGTCCATTTAGTTCATGCGAAccaaattctggttgcatgcatgggttagaGGTCTGATCTATTTACGATTTTTGGTATGTTAAATTTAGTGAAAGTTGTTGAGTAACTCCTTGGATAGAAAGCTGTGAGAGAACGAGCGAAACCCTTGCATTTGGAAGTGCACTATTgaaccaggtaagggaagctttagtaatttaatttaatacttgtttGATGTGTATGAAATGCCTGAAGTATACTGGATGTCtgaaatgtatgaaatatttgatgtttaagTATGCATGAACGAGCATGGTTGCACTGGATGTATGTGATGAATGTTGTTTGAACTGTATGCTGAGAATGAAATGTATGATTTGGAATATGATTAAGTTTCTGTATGGTTTGGGATGATgatatgaattttgtaatgtatgagatttatggtggataGAGATTATAAGTcatgaatcgtatgaaaactgtaaagttattgtaaactgaaaaatctggaaaatatcatattctctGCTTGATAAAAtacgctcgtccttgtacggtcatataccgttcggtttctctaaaattgatttagagtgaaattctttcatttggaaaggattttGTCTTAGAACGAGCATCCCCATTTGAAATgctaattgagcgttcgtcttaagtggcgttcggtcttagactgaacgctcgttcaaaaaggtaaatgataagtagcgctcgcccttatgtcgagcgttcgtctttgatagcgttcgaccttatgtcgagcgttcgtctttgatagcgttcgaccttctgtCGAGCGTTTGTCTGCGTTCGACcttctgtcgagcgttcgtctttgataagcgttcggccttatgtcgaacgttcgtcttaAACGGCGCACGGTAttctaccaagcgttcgtccgaaatagtgctcggccttataacgagcgtccgttctaaatcgcgcaaggtctcctATCAAACGTTCGtactaattgaataattattgattttaaatagcgttcgtcctgatttttaaatagcgttcgtcctgatctcaaatagcgttcgtccatacagttaattaacgttcgtctttttaaagAAGTGTAACTAAGAtttgaaaatgtgatgttgTGGGAATTATAAAATGTGCGAACCATATATgtgatgaaattatgattttggaatttgaacgagcgttccaaggaggaacgtctctctgatttgaatatgatgaattgtgtagtatgaccatggtaaaatcgctgatggctgatcatcctgatattccgtgagtgctcgtcctcatgtagaggggagtaggtcatgtgtgggaatggcaggagaccctagccctattgagtactttgaggctgatagggttaacctcgggtggcagctgatggatggttccagttactacatcacccgggtgcacgaacgcctgcggttacttggattcatacagtccggacggtcgtcatTTATGAGAGTTggataatttattctattttgatTCATTGATGTATGTCTTGTGTGTTAATTTCTGatgttaaattgtatgtgagttgtatgaattaaattacctaagcttacccttgcaattccttgtgttgtctattggttatgtacgttcgtcttgtcaatgcaatgatcatccgttgtggatgtgagcagatggagaggcgccacttgaagatatgctggaagaagaaaatttggaggatgcCAACCTAGTCGAGGTGGAGGTTAAGGCCGAGCAGTAGATCACTCGCTCTTTAGTAGCTGTTAGTggttttattaatgttttaggacgttcggttacttattttgtaaaaccgttcgttgtTAGCGTTCGCTGTTTTTGGACTTGACTTTTGTAACGCTGCATTTctagccgttcggcttttgatcTCTGTTAGTTGTAAAGACTGTTTACtgtttactgttaattgtaattaattctaattaatggtaattactatttaatgggatgttacattctTCCTTATGGAAAGTCTTTCTTTCAAATTCTCTCgtagtttttctttctttttctttgattttttcttatctttattCTTCATTCAAAGTCACCgaccttatatttatattattttggtcACAGGTCAATGATGGCTCCATTGACTTTGTATCTCAAAATATTATAGTTGGTTCATCTTCTATCCCATCAAATTTCTTTCTATACCTCCATCAACCTCATTTTGTTTTCCTCAACAAACTATACCAATTCCGAAAACATATTCATCACATCGAAATATATACAGCATAGACTAAATATTAGTAGGTGATTCAATAAcgattgaaataataatttaaaaaataataaattttattagaatagATGGTAAATGATAAATTATGATTCTGATATGATattgataccatattaagaaagtaaatttttaagtttaacattttataaaaactgactcgtaaaataaagtttacactaattaatatatatatatatatatattttaaattgataatatgAAACTTCTAATAgtctttctttcttatatataaaaaataaaaaatatagcaaCCTGCACATTACAATCATATTTAGCTCATATTGTTCACGGAGCCCAATAATAGTACCTTTCTTAAGCCCACTCATCTTGTGTTATTATCCTTCACTTCATgagggattttttttttcacactcATAACTTTCTTTTGAATTTCTATGAATACGACAATCTCCAGTTTATCCTTCtgttcatattttctttttcgaaTTTCGCAATACAGGacttttttgctttttttaatttgaaagctTAAAGTGTCTtccaaattatacaatttataaatcatttttcgtaaataatgTTTAAGGTAATTTTGACTTTTggattataaaattaagaagtcattttctgtaattttcttttttagatagtacaatttaaaagttactttttacatgaaaaacttttgtattgtataatttaaaagtcattttttataatgtttttgaattgtacaatgaaaagattattttttacataaagaAAGCTTCAAGGTTAATCTAGAATTCGTTGTTGGGGAATGGAAATACTTCCATCAAATATGTTGaactcttaaaaataatataggatcagaaagaaaaaagacatGGTGTTGAGGAAGGACCACGGGAGGTGTTAGAAGAAAATACGGGGGTGCAAAACGAAATTCTCGACAATAAGTGTAGGCCCTTTACAATTTCGATTACTTTCTCTGGGTCCAACACAATAAGTGTAGAACCtgatttaaaagaataaatgataataaaaaataaatgaaaacagtttttttttttttaaaaaaaaaacataagggATCAGGGTAAGCCAAGTATGATTACTACGAAATGGGAAAAAAATCTTgaagaatgataaaaaaaaaatttaagtaatgaTGTTATGATTTAATCTTCTTATAATGATTTTGTGTTAAGTTCAAAATAATTCAGAGTTGAAGCCAGACATGTAGTAATTGATTACATGTGATCATATAAACATCTTCAGTTCTTtctagaagaaaataaaaaaaaaatgtttttcctATAAACTTGTGTTGAAACTCTTCCATAGAAATTTAtctaaagttaaaaaaaaaattcaatttctatAAAAACCAATTTATCTTACACGTATACATTAATTTTACTAGATgtcttttttcaaaaattgtttaCAAGAAACTATAGTAATTATACCTTGTTTTCGAACTgccaaaaaattatatattcaaatataagaaaaaaaatgaaagcaaTGAATATATCTTAAATGAACCCATTAATGATTGCAATGAGTTGCAAACATTATAATATATCTTTAACATTTTACCAAAAGTGTAGAGAGTGGGGAAATTTGCAATGCGAGTAACAAATGccttttttatgttgatttcgcttatataattataagaataaatgcttttaacaaagttataaatgttaaattgaATAACCCAGTACCAGATATTATTTATCGgtatcaaaattaaatactcttttttttttcttggaaagTCCTAAGATAATTAGATTATCAAACTTAAAATTTCAGGACAATTAATTTTCCCTGGTTTTCTATACTCGAAGAATATTTTATGTTTGCTTTAAGATAAGCATTATCTGAAACTATGGAGAAAAACGTATGGGCGATAAGGCATGCATGGAAGGAAAAGAAGCAGCTATTATAATAGCGAAGGCACATGATTTGGTGTTATAGTGATATTGGATTCCTAAATCAACACAAACACATAGCAAAGTTCTTGAAGATGAATTAAGGGTTTTGTTAGTAAAATGTTAAACAAGAGTTTAATTTATTGTGTTGGGATTACTTAGAATAATGAATGGAGGAGGTAAAAGGGCATGATAATGAATGGATAAAGCTTTGAAGTGGTAGTTTTTGGACAATCCCATCAAAGTGAGCTCATAGTTCACATTGACATTTTGCAAAAGGGTTTTGAAGATAGAGAGAAGCTAATAATGTCTAAGTTGTAGTTTTCTAATCCCTTCTAATAGCTCCAAATGTTGGCATCATTGTCTTGACATAATGTTTGAAGGGTGTGGGGAATGATGGGACCCATGGCCATGTGTTAGAAAGAAGATCATAACACAAAGGAGAATGAGAAAGAAAGGATGGTGAGGTAGCTCATCCAATATAGCAAGAAAGAGGCCCACAAGATAATGTCCTAAAGCAAGCAAAATTGCCATTCCTTCTTTCTCATATCCTTTCATTTTCTTGACTTTATTACCTTCGTCCACACCTAGTATTGGGATTTCATCGATCACACCTCACGTGTATTCATCCCCCTTTCTTTATGCATAATATTAATCATTTGACTTATGTCATACCCCTAATCAGACAATTTATGTTATCTATAATAATCCTTTTCTCGATAATTGTTATACTACAAGtcaattttgttgattttgattCTAATCCTAATAGTTGGATTCAACACTTATTATTAGTTCacaaactaatttattttaataatttgttttttaagttagagttttttcattttgatatttttctacAATTGTAttgtcattttttattataatgatgGGTCAGGTGATCtgttttgacaacactaaatagaatatgtttatattaaattttttgtgaaACTCGTATGTTAAATTCATGCTCactacaccattttgttggaTTTTTTATTAGGAAAACCGTGAACAAAAATTTGACACCAATATATCATAAACAATTCATATAAGAAAACCAAGACACCACTTCCAAACAATAGGTAACTCTACTTTCTTTCTAATAAACTACTACTTATGTTATTTCTACTCAATATAAGACTAAAGCCTTAGAATCCTAGTGTAAACAccactatttaatttaattgtaacGTCACCTcgttaaaaaagagaaaaaggtgaATCATGGAAAAACTATCATGAGGTAGAATACATGTACATAACCCAAGTTCAGTGAATTGTTTGATTGAGCTATAAAATCCAAAGTGGTATGCACTGATCATGAATGAAAGGGTGGAGTTGTGACATTGAgcatatatatgcatatatggTTTATTATTAGTagtcactagtgcagaaaaggcttTTTACGTCCGATATTTTGGCCTTTTGACGTCCGGCGTACGCCGGACGTCTATGCGGTAGACGTCCCTCAGACGTCCGTCCTGCCACGACGGACGTTTATACGAACGTCCGCTCTTCctgaggacggacgtctatgtgAACGTCCGCTCTGCCTGAGGatggacgtttatataaacgtccgctgcatcaggacggacgtttatagaAACGTCCGTGGcctgaggacggacgtttatataaacgtccgctgcATCAGGACGGACGTCCACATAAACGTCCGCTGCTGTCTGAAGACGGACGTCATCCTCGCTGAGTTATTTTGGTGTAGCGCTGGGGGTGGGACGTCCGTATGTGCAcagacggacgtctatagacgtccgactgtacactaacagacgtctagggggcgttttttttttaaaaaatttgtttgttttctcaatagaaccacacctgaaaaacagaaaaatgtcccagaacaattctccaataacataaatatgcgttttatataaacaaaattctaCTTAATGTTCAATCCACTACCAaactattaacataaaaataaaactaaaaccaaacaatgttcaatcaagaagaaatataactattcctaactccatctttgtaaaagataagcggtccactcctgccttatctggttaattgtgtcctctgcaATAGGCGATGTagtcttgaagcgctgcaaaattcaagaaagattcattattgtttcatatatagttgaagatgattttaatttgtaatgtattgaaggtatacatcattacctcattccagtcatctgtaatgacagctcgaatgatggtcttaatccaacacatcacatagaagccacattcccatgaatctacctgctggttacactaaaataacaaactaaatagttaaaaatttagatcattcaataacataaatgaattagaaactataaatgacttacaacctttggatacaaaatttgaaccaattgaccacgagatttaccaataactctgtacagattgaaaacacaaagtataattaatatgactattttatcataaaagttgaaggttaacatcaaattgaagtcattttttggagaaacacttacccttgaagcatggttctcaagtcatttttcatcttcctgtgcaacgaacaaaaccatataattttacattgtttgggaatgataaccatcagctgccagtgagacctatcacgaaggacaaatagttattcaactaattaaggaaactataataataaactgacCACATATAAAAACACGTACCcgtcaatgtatggcacaaggtatatgtCTCTTTtggactcatccatccatgtttgcaaataatgttgtctgttttgaagtgtgttaccagacggttgaatggtctgaggttcaacaaatccgtacatggaagaccgaccttggtctacaacgattgtgtccatgtacctaaaacaacaaagttaagtcgTTAGAAACTATAtaagaatgtaaataaaagtaatatcaaagaccaaattgactaacttacatgcaccacaactgaatgatggaaatattcaacatcctgtctccctcaatcacctccaatgcatcagaaaatgtgatataaactggcacatgtgggggaagaccaaataccctcaaatcccagtatagttctaatgatGCTTTCTTCAATCTGGGTAATTTTGTCACTAACTTTGATATAGGATCATCCtctgcttcagccatgtcatcatcttcatgtatgactgtatcatgaattggctgcttctgaggacgtgtgaactgaagataagaatttacgtcaaagctttataaacaattatatgaagacaattaacatagaaatactaaggaaaaagacattatacctgtggagtcgagatgtgggacatgatcaatgctctaggccaggcaataaatgttcctatggcctcccccacaaagttaatttctggagtgggtacaggcacctgagcctggggatcccgaacctcgtcaatggtcacacgcacgtgctggggtaatatggcaacaccatgaatggtctcccctccctcaagcactcgtccgacagccacaatgcgtgggggatccccatcaaccaacagctcatattgaccgctatactcattgggttctacagcagagcatgatcctctagtgctgacacgaggtgcttttatgatgttttcttcCAAATGGTCTTTGcagaggtacttttatgatgttttccaaacacaatgtcaatgtttttgacttcgttgtacacctcttgaccattccggggtctgcacacaacctcatcctcaacacttccattaaatgcttttttcaatctacgataaggatgattacgaggaagaaattttcgatgtcttgtatatactgtcttctgaccatgcttcaactgaaggtaactagtgttttcttcacatatgggacatgcaaaatgacctttaacactataaccgctcaagtttccatatgctgggaaatcatttatagtgcaaaacaacattgcacgcaaacggaactgttcctgaacatgtgaatcaaacacgtcgatgccttcttcccacaacaatttcaaatcatcaattaaaggtgctaagtaaacatcaatgtcatttccaggttgtctaggacccgatatcatcatggtcaacatcacatattttctcttcatgcacaacgaaggagaaagattgtaaatcatcaacataactggccacgaactgtgtttgctacttaagtttccataaggattcataccatcagttgcaagtgcaagccttaagtttcttggatctgcaccaaattcagggaatttgtcatcaatctttttccattgtggagaatcagcagggtgtcgaagaagattatcgcactttctttcgtcagagtgccatttaaggttctttgcatcttctttaacagagaacatacgtttgaacctaggtattataggcaaataccacatcaccttaccaggtgcaccatcattaccttcattaccagtgactctgtcagatttctttttaaaacgggataaaccacatgttggacaatagtttaacgaagcaaactcctttgtgtacaaaacacaatcattaggacaagcatgtatcttttgatattcaagacccattggacataaaatttttttggcctcgtaattacgaataggtagagtattattttctggaagcatctccttcaacaactccaacaactcggtgaaacttttatcggtccatccattccttgcttttaaactaaacaactttaaagttgaagacaaGCGTGTAAAGTttgagcatcctgggaacaacggttgctctgaatcattaataagagtatcatacaaattagcccttccaaaattatcttcaccgacatcacgtatcatgtcctctaaatggtcactcatccattcttccacataatttgttcctcgtgacgtggtaggctgctcaagtacttctccatgccaagtccaaacggtataagtcctcattatgccgtacatgaatagatggtcacgcacattgcctaagtcttggcgtatttgattaagacaacgcacacaaggacaaaaatatgtcccgttgacagacttagcattttgttcaacgtattgcaagaactgcGAAACACCCTTGTCATATTCTTCACTCATGCGACGTTCGTTCATCCatcttcgatccatactatgttcgtaaaatcatcagttcaagtgttttaactctcacaaggttaggccctacccattcaaaaaaattaattttcataatttgctcagccacgtgcattgaagtctacgtcataaaattgatacaatttcggcagcatttcgcattggtctccaaaatacacgaaatgagagtagtcaacgatgaccacaatcaaatatgcatccggagaacaacac harbors:
- the LOC128194046 gene encoding uncharacterized protein LOC128194046, with translation MAEAEDDPISKLVTKLPRLKKASLELYWDLRVFGLPPHVPVYITFSDALEVIEGDRMLNISIIQLWCMYMDTIVVDQGRSSMYGFVEPQTIQPSGNTLQNRQHYLQTWMDESKRDIYLVPYIDGYVFLYVVSLLL
- the LOC128194047 gene encoding uncharacterized protein LOC128194047 — protein: MVIIPKQCKIIWFCSLHRKMKNDLRTMLQGVIGKSRGQLVQILYPKCNQQVDSWECGFYVMCWIKTIIRAVITDDWNERFKTTSPIAEDTINQIRQEWTAYLLQRWS